From Fibrobacter sp. UWEL, one genomic window encodes:
- the tsaD gene encoding tRNA (adenosine(37)-N6)-threonylcarbamoyltransferase complex transferase subunit TsaD yields the protein MIWLGIESSCDETACAILQDEPLKVLSNPLYSQIDEHALYGGVVPEIAARAHLQKIVPVAEAAVKEAGIKMEDIDAIAYTTGPGLMGPLLVGASFAKGLARDLNIPAYGMNHLEGHLAAAWLSNPDIEPPFLTLTVSGGHTELVLEEPGFKYTSIGRTRDDAAGEAFDKCGKLLGLKYPAGATISRLGANGNRKFVEFPRALRGHDNCEFSFSGLKTAVLRYTETHDPEYIQANLGDICASLEDAIVDSLVTKTINALKLTKMKTLVMGGGVSANAWLRTRLQDYCGKHGIRFCIPDRSLSTDNGAMIAAAAIRRVKQNKLTSVDVVKPWMPLAL from the coding sequence ATGATTTGGCTTGGTATTGAATCCAGCTGTGACGAAACCGCCTGCGCGATCCTGCAGGACGAACCCCTCAAGGTTCTTTCCAACCCGCTTTACAGCCAGATCGACGAACACGCCCTCTACGGCGGTGTGGTTCCCGAAATCGCAGCACGAGCACACCTGCAGAAGATTGTGCCCGTGGCAGAAGCTGCCGTCAAGGAAGCGGGCATCAAGATGGAAGACATCGACGCCATCGCCTACACCACTGGCCCGGGCCTTATGGGACCGCTTCTCGTAGGAGCAAGTTTTGCAAAAGGTCTCGCCCGCGACCTGAACATTCCCGCCTATGGAATGAATCATCTGGAAGGTCATCTTGCAGCCGCCTGGCTTAGCAATCCGGACATTGAACCGCCCTTCCTGACCCTCACCGTCTCTGGCGGCCATACGGAGCTGGTTCTGGAAGAACCGGGCTTCAAGTACACAAGCATTGGACGCACCCGTGATGACGCCGCCGGCGAAGCTTTTGACAAGTGCGGCAAACTGCTGGGCCTGAAGTATCCCGCAGGCGCCACCATTAGCCGTCTGGGTGCCAATGGCAACCGCAAGTTTGTGGAGTTTCCCCGTGCGCTCCGCGGTCATGACAATTGCGAATTTTCCTTCAGCGGATTGAAAACCGCAGTTCTCCGCTATACGGAAACTCACGATCCCGAATACATCCAGGCAAATCTGGGAGACATCTGCGCCTCCCTGGAAGACGCCATCGTAGATAGCTTGGTGACCAAGACCATCAACGCCCTGAAACTGACCAAGATGAAGACCTTGGTCATGGGTGGGGGTGTGAGCGCCAACGCCTGGCTTCGCACCCGCCTGCAGGACTACTGCGGCAAGCACGGCATTCGCTTCTGCATTCCCGATCGTAGCCTGAGTACTGACAACGGCGCTATGATCGCTGCCGCCGCCATCCGCCGCGTCAAGCAGAACAAACTAACATCGGTGGACGTGGTCAAACCCTGGATGCCCCTAGCGTTGTAA
- a CDS encoding YbbR-like domain-containing protein, translating to MAVLFETTMGNIALKITALLFGIAIWFIVISRQDYQLVLEVPLNFVKLPETMAIASKPPHTIHITVEGKTWDLIRLHREITKGNASAATMVVDLQKAELGATRIHLDQKNFFAPGFSNVKFIEPESRLLFIDLDLDTRIVRSVPVKANTAINAAQGYLLADDPKITPDEIQVSGARNALARIIDIPTDSMTFDTLKGSKVFTVPLNFDAFPSFVSPSDSSVKIAVNIQKMGSKTFEKVPVSLIGFYDRSIYSLSPDTVTVEITGGEQVLDSITKEHIELIMEFNRFAIEDADSLSPTTKLTLPPSVNREKSIKAIEVRPDKVYLKKKEVKVESKAEAVEEAAQ from the coding sequence ATGGCAGTTCTTTTCGAGACGACTATGGGAAACATCGCATTAAAGATAACGGCACTGCTTTTTGGCATCGCAATCTGGTTTATCGTGATTTCACGACAGGATTATCAGTTGGTCCTGGAAGTTCCGCTGAACTTTGTAAAGCTTCCCGAAACAATGGCTATTGCCTCCAAGCCTCCTCACACCATCCACATTACCGTGGAAGGCAAGACTTGGGACTTGATCCGTCTCCATCGCGAAATTACCAAGGGTAATGCCAGCGCCGCCACCATGGTGGTAGACCTGCAGAAAGCAGAACTAGGCGCCACCCGCATTCACCTGGACCAGAAGAATTTCTTTGCGCCGGGCTTTTCCAACGTCAAGTTCATTGAACCCGAAAGCCGCCTGCTTTTCATTGACCTGGATTTGGACACTCGCATTGTCCGCAGCGTTCCTGTCAAGGCGAACACAGCCATTAACGCAGCCCAAGGCTACCTGCTGGCAGACGATCCCAAGATTACTCCGGACGAAATCCAGGTCTCTGGCGCTCGCAATGCGCTGGCAAGAATCATCGACATTCCCACGGACTCCATGACCTTCGATACCCTCAAGGGAAGCAAGGTCTTTACAGTCCCCCTGAATTTCGACGCCTTCCCCAGTTTTGTATCCCCCAGCGATTCCAGCGTCAAGATTGCGGTAAACATCCAGAAGATGGGTTCCAAGACATTCGAGAAGGTTCCCGTCTCTCTCATCGGCTTCTACGATCGTAGCATCTACAGCCTCTCTCCGGATACCGTCACTGTAGAAATCACCGGCGGTGAACAAGTTCTGGATTCCATCACCAAGGAACACATCGAGCTGATTATGGAATTCAACCGCTTCGCCATCGAAGACGCCGACAGCCTTTCCCCCACCACCAAGTTGACTCTGCCTCCCTCCGTCAATCGTGAAAAGTCCATCAAGGCTATTGAAGTTCGCCCGGACAAGGTTTACCTGAAGAAGAAGGAAGTCAAGGTGGAGTCTAAAGCAGAAGCAGTCGAGGAGGCCGCACAATGA
- a CDS encoding biotin--[acetyl-CoA-carboxylase] ligase — MFSPEKEFSLWNLTGFAGNPAQLFKTIESTHTYMKVQAASGAIQPGALVVADSQSAGRGRHERTWASPEGKNLYFNILIPLDGIPLNTTPQITQVAALTFAEIFQSLQDLGEPRGDDQHELKKTASQAVQRVTVKWPNDILFGRSKFCGILAEIVFQQGKPAFNLGVGINVNSDPQDYAFLGREVTTLKAIAGHAINREKLLQALIGHLERAIGQFKAFGISPWVAAWKKMDQFIGARGTIVANNRCTDENRNNGEGSIKKSGRILDMQPDGSLLFQTDDGEVQTVYSADLEI; from the coding sequence ATGTTCTCGCCCGAAAAAGAATTTAGCCTCTGGAACCTGACCGGTTTCGCAGGCAATCCCGCACAATTATTCAAGACTATTGAAAGCACCCACACCTACATGAAGGTGCAGGCTGCCTCCGGCGCCATCCAGCCGGGAGCTCTTGTGGTCGCCGATAGCCAGAGCGCAGGCCGTGGCAGGCACGAACGGACCTGGGCCTCCCCCGAGGGCAAGAACCTCTACTTCAACATCCTGATTCCTCTGGACGGCATACCCCTCAACACAACGCCCCAGATCACCCAAGTGGCAGCCCTCACCTTTGCGGAAATATTCCAGAGCCTCCAGGACCTTGGCGAGCCCCGCGGGGACGATCAGCACGAATTAAAAAAAACAGCCAGCCAGGCGGTCCAACGCGTCACGGTGAAATGGCCCAATGACATCCTCTTCGGGAGAAGTAAGTTCTGCGGCATCCTGGCAGAAATCGTCTTCCAGCAGGGCAAGCCCGCTTTCAATCTTGGCGTTGGCATCAACGTGAACAGCGACCCTCAGGACTACGCTTTCCTGGGCCGTGAAGTCACTACCCTGAAAGCCATTGCAGGTCACGCCATCAACCGCGAGAAACTCCTGCAGGCTCTTATCGGCCATCTGGAACGCGCCATCGGGCAGTTTAAGGCATTCGGCATCTCCCCGTGGGTTGCCGCCTGGAAAAAGATGGACCAGTTCATCGGCGCCCGCGGAACCATCGTGGCGAACAACCGCTGTACGGACGAGAACCGCAATAATGGCGAAGGCTCCATCAAAAAATCGGGCCGCATTCTGGATATGCAACCCGATGGAAGTCTACTGTTCCAGACCGACGACGGAGAAGTACAGACAGTCTACTCCGCGGATCTGGAAATCTAG